ttaccggggatccgaagcgggggagttcggacttcggcatgtaccgaacccacaagggtcaaattcggccgaatccgaactgtaccgaattttttttttgacagccctagccatggatagccctatcctccatgaacatgttcactcccttcTTATAGCCTTCCAAAATGGCacccatcacatcctggggcagggagttccacaatttaacgaaggccatttacgcacgggaagttttgccttgaatttgccactctctaggtcactggttcccaaccgggggtccgcagacccccaggggtccgcgagaactaaattaaggtctgcgaaacaaagttataaacccataataaattaatattttcaattaaaagttctctattataaatatatatatattcaaatattattctaagtttaatgtttaactaacattatgattaaagtttattttcaaattctctgaatttttattttgaaccttggggtccctgcactgaacaaaaaagtcctagtggtccctggtcaaaaaaaggttgggaaccactgcttaggtgcacattttccccatccgaattctgtAAACTCTGCctggggcttactgttgagtttggagaattcggatgggaaaaacgtgcatccagagagcagcaaatccaaggcaaaacctctcaagCGTAATTGGCCTATGAGTTGTgtgcagggaattccacaatttaagtatgagTTGTGTTACAGATCCTGTGGAATTCAACTACATCTTGCAGACCTTGGTCTCACTTGAGAGAGAGCTTCCACCAAGCCAGGGCGGggaccagggccgaaaaagccctggccttggttgaggacagccagacattcTTCGGGCCGGGAATCACCGGTAGGTTATTATTTGCCGGCTCCAGCCTTCCAAAAGCAAGGCCTATCCTGGTCTTATGCTTACCTCGAGATCGTTTCTTGTTGATTAAGGTCTGGCAGAGGATGACCAGAGTGAACAGCAGAATGCTCACGATGCCTATGGAGCACACAAACACGGCGTAGACATACATATCTGGAAGGAGAAACAATGAATGAGTCAGTCTTTTGCCTTGGCGGTGTCCCAGGAGAAAAAGCACACAGTTTTTAATTCAAACTCAAGAGCGCACGTGGTCCTTGGGCCCCCAAACATCAGTAAGAGAAGCAGGGCGAGGAGAACCTTACGTACATATGTGTCATCAAGTTACAACCAACGTATAgtgaccacagcaaggggctcTCCAGTCAAGGAGGAAGGAgcactggtttgccattgccttcctctgcagagtagtCCTTGGTTGTCTCCATTCAAGTACggactctgtttagcttctgaggttTGACAAGATTGaactatactatgctgccttccctcccaaggcaAGGAGACCATTATGtaggtaagtgccatcaagttacaaccaacttatagcgaccccagcaagggacttttgaggcaagtgagaagcaggttttaccatcgccttcctctgcagagcccttcttggtggcctcccatctaaaTACAGACCCTGTTTAGttcccaagatctgacaagatcggactaagccctcctgccttccctccctagaaGGATATTACTGCAAGTCTGTTCCACAAGGGATCCGACAGGAATCGGAGAGAGAAGCACAAGAGAAGCTTGAAACGCTTATAGCCATTCTGGAGATGTAATGACATTTTGCACACATTCCAAATGCTGCAAATTCTCTATACTTGGATACAGATTTTCACATTCAAATTTAATAGCAGAAACAATTGTTATTGGggttaaaaaaatacatatcGTTGGGGAGAAATTCAAAATTTTGGATGATAGTTGGATGCCAAAATAAAAAGTGCCAAAGGAGAGTGTTTGTCCCTGACCCCACGCAAACGAGGAAAATAATCCAAAGACATTATTTTGGATAAAATTGCTTATAGTTCAATACAGCATTTTTCTAATCATACTCTCTGATCCCCAAGGAATTTTCTGTCACTTTATAAGAACCAGCATGTCTCTCGCTTTGatgaatcctcccccccccccgtgctatCGTCTGTCTCCTTTTATAACCTAAGGTGCCACTCAATTTCTGTTTTACTTTTCTAACCTATGCATTTCCTTCCTTTAGAATTTCTCAGATTTTTGTTCAAGTTAATATATTAACACCTACTGAGTGTtcgagggaaggtggcatggtatagcccgatctcattagatcttggaagctaagcagggtcagttcttggaaaggagacctctgaggaagactctgcagaggaaggcaatggccaacccgcctctgcttctcacttgcctcaaaagccccttgctagggttgctataagttggttaTAACTTGGTGGCACTTACCTACATAATGTTCTCCTtgtcttgggagggaaggcagaataaTATAGTTCAATCATGTCaaatctcggaaactaagcagagttgtacttggatgggggcCCCACCAAGGACGActctgtggagaaaggcaatggcaaaccaactctgcttctcccttgccttgatagccccttgctggggtcactgtaagtcagaaactaagcagggtcactacctggaagggagacctccaaggtagactctgcagagaaaggccatggcaaaccacctctgcttaagcATTTGCTTCAAAACCTCCTTGCTGGGGTTACTATAAATCATACAAACTGTGCCATAAAGTggtagcactttacacacaaactgAGTGTTCACCTAACTGGATCCACTTTGGTTCACGGGACCATAACCAATTCATTTTTTCCTCTGTTCTGCACAGTCacactttttctttttgttgGCTACAGAATCTTCATCTTTTTTAtcaccccaccccgccccccgTATAGGGAGAttatggactttgaaagagtAGTGTTTTATGGctctgcatttaggtaagaaTATTGTTTCTCACCAGCTGTGAGAGAGGAAAGCTGCTTCTTCATACTGTTCCTTGCAGGAATGTGCATGCTTAAATAAACTTGATGGTAAATATAATTCACTAAGAACCAAATCCCATTTTGAAAAACTAATGGCAAACAATAGCAGTTCACGCTTCATATTTAAAGAGGCCTAATTTGCAATTAGTTTTTCAAAATGAGATTTAGTTCTTAACAGACCACCTTTACaattgtttgtttaaatgtgcttCTCCAAGAGAGGAAAACCAATACATTTGTTGTTTATTCTCAGACTTAACATTTAAagggaatgttttttaaaaatgggataaAAACTTCAGgactcaaaagaagaagagttggtttttatatgctgactttctctaccacttaaggaagaatcaaaccggcttacaatcatcttcccttcccctccccacaacagacaccctgtgaggtaggtggggctgagatagttcggagagaactgtgactagcctaaggtcacccagctggcttcatgtggaggagtggggaaaccaacccagttcacccgattagcctccaccgctcatgtggaggagtggggaatcaaacccggttctccagatcagagtccaccactccaaaccaccactcttaaccactgcaccacgttggAACTGACTATGGCATAACATGATAGAATCCTTGTTTTTTGCAAGCTTGAAAGAAACGTTTGTCGTAAAAAAATATAATTCCAGTGTTCTTTAGTGGCAAATAAACAAGATGGATATACAAACTGGATCGCAGTAACTGGTGGGACCATGGTTAAAAGAAATCCCGGACACAGTTCGCTTCTCCATAACTTTTGGGACTATGGTGGAAGCTGAACAACCAAACCTGCGTCACTCAACATCAGATTCTCTCAGTGAACAGCAAGTAAGGAAGCTGGGAACTAAGGCGCACCCTCCTTCTTACTCATAAGGAGTCCAGGGTTGCCTCAAAGGAAGGCCGGAGGAGCAATATTCTACTCGTCTGAGCTGAGGGTGCACattggggatgggctgtggctcagtggtagagcatctgcttggcatgcaggaggtcccaggttcaatccccgacatctccagttaaagggaccaggcaagaaggtgatgtgaaagacctctgtgcctgagaccctggagagccgctgccggtctgagcagacaatactgactttgttggaccgagggtctgatccagtataaggcagcttcatgtgttcatgtattcgaGCATCTTTGTACACACAAGCAAAGAAGGGAAAAATGTATAATTAACCTTCAAAAAACTTCCAGGCCTTGTGGTTCTTCCCAGCTGCAGAGTCGTCTGAAACTTTAGAGGAAATCACTGCAAGGAAGTACACacatggaaaaaataaaaataaaaataaaggagcaTTGGTGGACTAGTCAGACACGTTACACTGAAGCACCCCCAAAGCCAACAGGTATGGCCACGAGTCATCTTTGTTGCCTGTTGGTGTTAGGAGTCAAGCTCTCCCAGAAGCCACACCCTCCAGTTCGGGAGCCCCTTCCCCTAATCCCACTACGGTAGGAGGTGACTGTCACTACGTGATGGGAATAAAAAAGGCCCTCCTTATTTATATTCCTCAGCACAGCTGGTACTCTCTggctgtcaggcatggcctgagaaaaagatgttgtggtttctccaggtgctggccaaggccagctctagccctgcaaacaacgtgttttgactgggctctgtgggaatgccggtagaatcctgcctccctgacagctcctgggagggggggtgccatggcatccagatctaccctgatttgcccgatgctctttcatatatgccctgtactgttctTATAGTTTTCATCAGTgaccatttgactcttagcttctattaacctgtggatttcccaataaatcaactctcttttggactacttgtctacggatgtctgtttatgggattatcatgggactagagctggcACTGGCACAATTCTAGATCTCAAGAAGCGTTTCTGAAGCTGAACCAGGGCTTAGATCACGTCctctctaggtcaggggtgtcgaactgatttgttacgagggccggatatgacataaatgtcatttggttgggccgggccaggcctcgccagcccagatcgagattggggtggtggtggctgcttcagctggctcacaggccggaaaagagctctcaaggggccggattcgaccccggggccatatgtttgacacccctgctctaggttgTAGCTTACTTGTAGAGGCTGGCAGGGAAGTTTTGATTGTGGCTTTAAACTTCCCAGAATCAGATTATGACAGATGTAACATTTGGAAGCAGGGTGTGAGAGCAGCCTAATCACACACTGTCCTCAGATTGCAGCAAGGTGTGagttcaaaccacctctgccacaTTTAACAGGTGTGTTTTCACCCAAACATCCCATAGCAGGGATGGCCAACTGTTTAAGCAACTGTGCCATAAAATCCAGAGTAGAAGGGGGCCACCCGGACACATATCAGTTTGCCCCTCCCTCCCAATACGTTCGAGAAGGTTTGCCTTCAACAGGCAGGGCACAGGTAGCAGGAGCAGAGGGTGATGGGTAGGGTTGGCgacctccagatctcctgctatgacaactgatctccaaccaatagagatcagttcacctggagaaaatggccgcttttggacattggactctatggcactgaagtccctcccctccccaaaccccaacctcctcaggctccgcccctaaaacctcccactggttgcgaagaggagcctggcaaccctactgatgggcaGGTGTTTAGGCCTAACTCTGTGCCTAGAGTAGCCAGATACCAGGTCATGgctgcaattgcccgccaattaagggagctggctggtgggcggaagcagggtagctgaagggggggggggattaatgtcacttctgggtttaccccagaagtcaCAGGGACGCTTtaccacattcctccaaaaaactgcatggaaaccatagagttttttggaggactgtgctagagtgtccccgtcactttCAGGGTGAACccaggaagtgatgttattgcgccgatcaccccccccccagctccaccataacgaagctcccgccagtggcgaggggacacatggcaaccctatctgtgccaGGCCCGTAAACTCCAGCCTCCTCAACACTGCCTATACCCGGGATTTTTTGGTGCTGGTACACACTGGTGAGGTGTACTGGCCCCTCTTTCTTCCAGGGCTTGGGCTGTCTTTTTGTGCTGCGACCAGGCCGGGCCAATTGCTCCGAAGCCACAGGTTGGccagtcctcagcatctccagcttgACATGCTGTAGGGTCGTCAGCTCCAGTGGGGATCGCGCGCGCATGCGCAGCTGCACCAatgcgatcacgtcacttccggtttacacccggaagcgccacatcgcaacagcccgtgtaaaccggaagtgacgcgatcaTGTCAGTGCGGCCGCCCACACGctatccctgcctcagctctgcccaaaaaacctcccgccggaagtgaggggggacctggcaacccagcatGCTCCCTCCTTCTCTAGGCCCTTCCTTCACCCCAGCATCGCACCAACTGATGTAGGACATCAGCTGCACCCCACTTTCTCTGCTGGCCCACCTGCCGCTTCCTTCCACCCGAACAAGGTCCCCAAAGCAGCAAACATCATGAGCACCaaccagcactttaaaaaaaaaaaaaagcactgccTATACCACAAATGATCTCAACCCATGATACTGTAAGGAGGCCGTGGAGGTATTCACAGACACGGGTTCAGCTTACCTATTCATCTATGCTGGCTGCAAGAAAGAAGCAGgcaaaaaatcattaaaaaaaacagttgcaTAGCTTTGAGATAACACAAAAGGAAAGGCTTAGGAAGTTCATAAGGTTTAGACTGGAATTCAAGGAGCTCTGGCTCTCTGGAGGCTCTTTTGCAAGTACACAACATTAGTACAATTACAAACACTTAAAAGCTAAGCAGGCTGAAATCACACTGCACGTAGCAGATGTCAGTTTACAAAGACGTATTTCCACAACTCTGTTTACAAAGAGGTATTTCCACAACTCTTTGAGGCAGGTTGTTAAAAGGGCCTCACTGCTTCCAtttaagagagagagggaaatgttGGATCAGTCATGCGGATTACGTCAAAAGGTCACACAAGAGTGACTGGAGAGACGTGGCtgttcagcacacacacacaccccgcatagAGGTAGCAGCAGCATCCTCTGGAATTACACATCCACTCTGCAAAAGACAACCTCCCGCGGGACACCTTCCTGCTCTCCAAGGATTCCCATGGAAGCACAGAGCGACTGGCGTGTGCCAGCAGATTCCCGTCATCTCGTGACCCCGACTtgtgacaaataaataaaattatcacCCTTATGTCTGAAAAGTGAACATTTGTCTGGGCAAGAGATTCATAAACTTTCTTCATATACAGAAATCTGTAGCACCCAAGTTCCCTCCACAACGAGTGTTGGTTGATCTCACAAACGCACCCGCAGCATGTTAACAAATATTTAGGAAGGCAAGATCAGTTCTCAGCAATTTTCTTTATGTTCTGGACAAATTTTGACCTCTTTCTGGATGTATCCGGTACACAGACACAAAAAAACAAGACACGAAGGGCAGACTGCAGCAGGAGCTGGTGTTTCCTCACCTTGGATTTCAGTAGACGCACTGCCATTTGACCACACAGTCCACTTGCTCCTGTatttgccaatctcctggactttGCAGATATAGTGCCCCTGATCCGTTTGTTGGAGATTCAAGATTAAAAATTTGTACACTGTTCTATGTCTTTCCTCCAGAAGAAGCAGCCTCTGCTTATAGAAGTGACGCGTGTAGTTTCCGTAGTACTGGACTACCCCGTACTTAGTCATTTTGATCATCAGATACTCTTGGGAAGGTGGGAGGGCAAAGACCCAACGGACGGCTAGCAGGCTCTCGGTCCGTCTCTTTTGAGAAATGTGGCAAAACAGGGTAGCGTTTTCTCCTATCGCGTACTGCACTCGGG
This window of the Euleptes europaea isolate rEulEur1 chromosome 5, rEulEur1.hap1, whole genome shotgun sequence genome carries:
- the VSTM4 gene encoding V-set and transmembrane domain-containing protein 4, producing the protein MRRLVLAAVAALLAGAPGAGVCGALNVTVSPGPRVQYAIGENATLFCHISQKRRTESLLAVRWVFALPPSQEYLMIKMTKYGVVQYYGNYTRHFYKQRLLLLEERHRTVYKFLILNLQQTDQGHYICKVQEIGKYRSKWTVWSNGSASTEIQVISSKVSDDSAAGKNHKAWKFFEDMYVYAVFVCSIGIVSILLFTLVILCQTLINKKRSRVKHYLVKCSQNSLGETGNGVTSVSLAEPLKVKRKKEKAEQPPAVPAKAPISNTFPKPKLLKPQRKVLLPKIAEENLTYAELELLKPYQKEKGIPTVTVYAQILFEENKM